In Candidatus Cybelea sp., the sequence GCGACAAAGAGCTGCATCTCGTCTATCCGACCATCAAACACCTCGAGCGTCTGGCGCTCTTCGATTCCCTGGGGCAAGCGCAGCGCTACGCGCGCAGCAAACCGGTTTTGACGATCATGCCGACGGACGGCGACGACGAATTTGCGATTCCGGCGGTGCTCGAAAACGCATGGTAACGCTCGTCAGCGCTCCCAATCCGTCGCCGATGACGCTCTCGGGTACCAACTCGTATTTGCTCGACTGCGGCGAAGACACGGCGCTGGTTATCGATCCGGGGCCGCCGCTGCAACGGCACGTCGATGCCCTGCTCGAAGCCGCCGCCGCGCGCAACGCGACGATTCGCCACATCGTCTTGACGCACGGTCACCCCGACCACTCGGCCGGCACCGCGAAACTCGCGGCGATGACGGGCGCGGTGATTCACGCCCATGCCGCGTGTCGAGTCGCCCATGACGTCGACCTCCCGCTCGAAGGCGAGCTCTCGGTCAACTCGCTGCGGCTGCGTACGATCGACGCACCCGGGCACACCTTCGATCACGCGATCTTCTATCTCGCCTCGGAACGCGCACTCTTTACCGGCGATACGATTCTCGGCGAAGGAACGACCGTCGTCGCTCCCCCGGGCGGGGCGATGCGCCCCTATATGAAGACACTGGCGAGGCTGGCAGACGAGTTTGCCGGCGCGCGTACGATCTACGGGGGCCACGGACCGGTCGTAGACGACGCCCCGGCAAAGATCGCCGAGTACATCGCGCACCGGAAGATGCGCGAGGAACAGATCGTCGCCGCGCTGGGGGTTGGAGCGCGCACGATTCCGGATCTCGTCCGCGCGATCTACTCGCAGCAGCGGGTCGCGCTTTGGCCGGCGATGGCGCGCCAGGTCCTCGCGCACCTTCTCGCGCTCGAAGAGGAGGGTCGCGTCACGTCTACGCCCGTACGCCGCGCGCTGCGTCCCGAAGAGTCCGAGATGCTCAATCCGAATCTCGAAGAGATCGTCGGCCCCGAGGAGGCGGCGCTTCTCGAAGCCGAGCTGGGCACGCAAATGCGTCTGGAGTCGCTCGATGAATACCGGCTCGCCGAAGGGGGCTCCTGAGGCGCTTCGAACCACGCGTCATGCCGATGCGCCCGCGCCGCTGGCTCCTCCTTACGATCGTCGTCGCGCTCGCCTCTTGCGGCCGGTCCGCCGGCCCTTTGCTTCCTCCCGGCGCCGCGCCCGCGAATCACGCCTCGTGTTACGCCGTCAAGCAAGATCCGCAGACGGTCTCCGCGACGATTACCTTCTACGGCTGGCCGGACAACTCACCGCCCGGCAATAAGATCGCCCACGGCGTCATCCACAAACGGGCGGGCGGTGACGGAACGTACTGCAATCCGACGACCTTCGCAACGGAACGCGCGAACGACAAGCAGATTCCCTACGGCATCAAGATCTACGTGCCGTTCATCAAGCAGTACTTCATTCGCGAAGACCTCTGCGCCGCGTCCGGTCCGAAGAAAGGCAGCGGCAGCAACGGCTGCAAGAAGTTGTGGTTCGATCTTTGGATCGGCGGCGACGGGAAATCCCGATCCCGGGCGGTGATCAAATGCGAACGCGAGTTAACGCCGAACGAGAAGGTCTCGGTGATACTCTATCCCAACGAGGGAATGCCGGTCGCGCACGCTGGACCGATCTATCGAGACGATCCCCCGCCCAACGGTACGTGCGACGGCGCGCCGGAAGGCTCGTCAGCCGTCGACGTTTAGTACGACTTTGCCGAACTGATTGGAGTCGAGCAAGTGCTGCGCCGCGGCCGGCGCATCCCCGAGCGGAAAGACGCAGTCGACGACGGGACGCAGACCCGCCGCGAAGAGATCGAGCATAGCTTCAAAATCCTGGGGACTTCCCATCGACGTACCGAGGATCGTTACGTGCTTCCAAAAGAGCGGGAAGAGTTTGATGCTCGCTTCGCCGTTGGTTCCTCCGTAGATAACGATGCGTCCTCCGGGCCGCACGGCCTCGAGCGCCACGCGCAGCGTCTCCCCTCCGGTCGAGTCGACGACCAGATCGATCGGGCCGGCGCGAAGCGCCTTCCGCCAGTCGGAATCGGTGCGGTAGTTGAGGCAGAGATCGGCGCCGAGCGCCTTCGCTCGTTCGAGCTTTGCGTCGCTGCTCGACGTAACGATCGTGCGCGCACCGGCGTGCTTGGCAAAGAGCAGTACGAAGGTCTGGACGCCGCCGCCGACGCCGGGTATCAGTACGGTTTCGCCGCGCGTTAAGGCGCCGCGCTTGAAGAGCGCGCGATAGGCCGTCAAACCCGCGAGCGGAATCGCCGCGGCCTCCTCCATAGAGAGGTTCGCCGGCTTGGGGTAGACGTTGGCTTTCGGTACGGCAACGTAACCCGCGAACGTTCCGTCGTGGGGCATGCCCAAGATGTTTGCCGTCTCGGGATCCCAGACGCGTGGGTCATTTCCCCACGCCAGCATCGGATCGATGACCACCTCCTCGCCGGTTTCAACGAGCTCGCCGGCACCGTCCGCTCCGAGGATCACGGGTAACGCAATCTTCGGGTAAAGACCCTGCGTGATGAAGACGTCACGGCGATTGAACGCCGCCGCCCGAACTCGAACGAGTACCTCACCGGGCGCCGGCACCGGCAGCGCAACTTCGTCGAGACGCAGGCCCTGCGGCCCCGAGATCTCGTGCAGCCGCACGGCCCGCATCCTCGTCATTCGTGCGCTCCCTTGGCATTGCAGAAAAACATGGCTTGCTCGCTTCGGCCGCAAGGGTGCCAGGCCTTCCCGGACGATTCGACGTAAAACGCTGCTGCATGAATAATCGAGCGCGGACGCTGCGCGCACTTCTCCGCGGTTTCGCGCGCGTACAAAAGAGCTTCACGATCGAAATTGGCCCGCTGCGCGCCACCGGCGTCCCGGCGATCCTGCTCGGCGTAACCGGAATCATACTCGCCGGCGGCGTAACGACGGCGCTTTCGAAGAGCGCCGACCGGCTGCCGGAAACGTTCGGCGAGGCGCGTAAATTGGCGGACAGCCTCAACGCGAACTCGCCGCGTTTGCGATCGTGATCGACTACGACGCGTTGGCGGGCCTCATCGTCGCGCGGCTTCCCGACGCGCAGGTCAACATCGAGGATCGAACCGGAACGATGGACCATTTCAACGTCACCGTACGCTCGCAGGCCTTTCGCGATCAGTCGAAGCTCGACCAGCACCGGCTCGTGCTATCCGCGCTGCGGGCGGCGCTCGACGACGGGCGCATTCATGCAGTCGAACTCAAGACCATCGTTGACGAAAGTTAAGGAGAACTCGTTTTATGCCCGAGGATTTGAAAGAGGAGATCGCGCGCGAGATTGC encodes:
- a CDS encoding MBL fold metallo-hydrolase, whose translation is MVTLVSAPNPSPMTLSGTNSYLLDCGEDTALVIDPGPPLQRHVDALLEAAAARNATIRHIVLTHGHPDHSAGTAKLAAMTGAVIHAHAACRVAHDVDLPLEGELSVNSLRLRTIDAPGHTFDHAIFYLASERALFTGDTILGEGTTVVAPPGGAMRPYMKTLARLADEFAGARTIYGGHGPVVDDAPAKIAEYIAHRKMREEQIVAALGVGARTIPDLVRAIYSQQRVALWPAMARQVLAHLLALEEEGRVTSTPVRRALRPEESEMLNPNLEEIVGPEEAALLEAELGTQMRLESLDEYRLAEGGS
- a CDS encoding NAD(P)-dependent alcohol dehydrogenase, giving the protein MTRMRAVRLHEISGPQGLRLDEVALPVPAPGEVLVRVRAAAFNRRDVFITQGLYPKIALPVILGADGAGELVETGEEVVIDPMLAWGNDPRVWDPETANILGMPHDGTFAGYVAVPKANVYPKPANLSMEEAAAIPLAGLTAYRALFKRGALTRGETVLIPGVGGGVQTFVLLFAKHAGARTIVTSSSDAKLERAKALGADLCLNYRTDSDWRKALRAGPIDLVVDSTGGETLRVALEAVRPGGRIVIYGGTNGEASIKLFPLFWKHVTILGTSMGSPQDFEAMLDLFAAGLRPVVDCVFPLGDAPAAAQHLLDSNQFGKVVLNVDG
- a CDS encoding BolA/IbaG family iron-sulfur metabolism protein, which codes for MIDYDALAGLIVARLPDAQVNIEDRTGTMDHFNVTVRSQAFRDQSKLDQHRLVLSALRAALDDGRIHAVELKTIVDES